One Neoarius graeffei isolate fNeoGra1 chromosome 19, fNeoGra1.pri, whole genome shotgun sequence genomic region harbors:
- the ptpn23a gene encoding tyrosine-protein phosphatase non-receptor type 23, whose product MEAVPRMPMIWLDLKEAGDFQFSSTVKQFILKNYGEDPDNYNEPLKKLEQLRQSAVNVTRDFEGCSTLRKYFGQLHYLQSRVPLGPGQEAAVPVSWTEIFSGKTVTHEDISYEQACILYNLGALHSMLGAMDNRVSEEGMKVSCTHFQCSAGAFTYLRDHFSHNYSVDMSHQILNLNINLMLGQAQECLLEKSMLDNRKSFLVARISAQVVDYYKEACRALENSDTASMLGKIQKDWKKLVQMKIYYFAAIAHLHMGKQAEEQQKYGERLTYLQSSLDKLNEAIKLAKGQPDSVQEALRFTMDVIGGKFNSAKKDNDFIYHEAVPSLETLPSVKGAPLVKALPVNPTDPSVTGPDIFSKLVPMAAHEASSLYSEEKAKLLRDIMAKIDSKNETLLQFMDSLNLDPDSVDNMDMYNSIPSVLMEKCAALSVRPDTVKSLIQSMQVLSGVFTDVEASLREIRSVLDDDEAGDRKLEEVAGKQSVPAQPASIAELRRDLEKYLEAHEKASFTNTELHRAMNLHISNLRLLGGPLDTLREALPRPQLSEDEVAGLQCMKRILGKVQEMKDQRSSLEKQLRELIQQDDITAALVTTERADMKRLFEEQLKKYEQVKVYIDQNLAAQENILKALTDANVQYATVRKSLAETEHKWNSTVQMLVASYEAYEDLMKKSQEGKEFYEDLEAKASRLLERAKTICKTRDDERQVILEKELQKKVPQRPTAPKPAQKKAPDMDCSGIEDPEIAKLNAAILALGGDLPEDLRSLPPELALPMMPEAFHPGAAALYAPPQFPPNLPPPELLAQISRFTTLPPTQGFSHSLPPGSLPQQHQVPQMPNPQISHLPSVPGYRPPALQTQTALPCSPAPIRTSTTTVDSVQTPIPSYTPAPGQPAISASTLGHPVPTPAVYNPSAPVASQARYLQQPGVSVSQPPQGLQASQSQPHQPFPPVRSQGQPQPSPPQPFFQPVSAQQQIAVPVTGPQLPQQTQPHYLHHMAQQRPPNLHQRPFNIHSTPSALPQQVYPPVSFVPGCQPVNAIAPNQLPHHSMQPQMPPSSQPMPQVSMPHLPNVQQQIPPCSQPYMPPVNQQVHAIPPPQTPLSSQQVPPSGHGQMPPTAQQIPPLSQPQIPSSSSQMSPPTQLQMPAASQPVLHPSHPPVSAVSQSLPHPSHPPVPSVSQPLPHPSHQQIHSPYQPAFPATTPRVPVPVQPQLPPVSLSTQFPVHATALPSQPHGNLPSQLPPGPRPSVPPQMTQQPISLPQHHLPPHSTPVGYPGGIPIVPHQSTVPQQPQALPPQVPPVAPASYPGPHAGIIPPGPIQHSGPVVTPGLQSLPQGMIPPSSAAPGATPSSVLPAPSPSPSPGPSSLGIMPQRPSPALTPVAGAAIPQTAAAPLPSSGPLPSSNSLFQHQNSSTDDLLSSSPESQHGGSKDTANVLLPTKADPQDEQHRKKSEGVKIIQGDPYQAPERVSQLCAELERFRSTVQSLERPSGEGGLSELDARWKELQDQQEKDSRQLSIAIARCYTMKNRHQDVMPYDCNRVVLHSGKDDYINASFIEDLSPYCPRLIATQAPLTGTAADFWLMVYEQKVSLIVMLVSEQELEKQKVLRYFPSERGQQITQGSITLCLTTQKNTATHVERMIGLQYRDQSLKRTVIHLQFTSWPELGLPESKSNLIRFIQEVHGHYLLQRPLHTPVVVHCSSGVGRTGAFCLLYAALQELEAGNGIPDLSQLVRKMRQQRKNMLQEKLHLKFCHEAVLKHAEQVLQRRGIITTPSQKSTNSTAVKYSHPEAQDIVLGGDMSISSIQATVARLSIRPPSTESDQDPNQDLQSMPSVAAGLEPELSLVQDLQAASPTDTIPASLSPPLSCPASPGKMPSPSPPNHPGNGFEGSTTLPVSNNHPAPEVAPPAPSSLDLLASLTPEAFTLDNGCRGKPRISKQSFFQAQEGQGLQGPPNGDDPLSTLDPLWTLNKS is encoded by the exons ATGGAGGCGGTGCCGCGAATGCCGatgatttggctggatttgaaggAGGCTGGAGATTTTCAGTTTAGCTCGACTGTTAAACAG TTCATACTGAAGAATTACGGTGAGGATCCAGACAACTACAACGAGCCACTGAAAAAGCTGGAACAGTTACGACAG AGTGCAGTGAACGTGACGCGGGATTTCGAGGGCTGCAGTACACTCCGCAAATACTTCGGGCAGCTGCACTACCTTCAGAGCCGCGTGCCTTTGGGTCCCGGACAGGAAGCTGCTGTCCCGGTGTCCTG GACGGAGATCTTCTCGGGTAAGACAGTCACACATGAGGACATTAGCTACGAGCAAGCGTGCATCCTGTATAATTTGG GAGCGCTGCACTCGATGCTGGGAGCGATGGACAACCGAGTATCAGAGGAG GGGATGAAGGTCTCCTGTACACATTTCCAGTGCTCAGCTGGAGCCTTCACCTACCTGCGAGATCACTTCAGCCATAACTACAGTGTGGACATGAGTCACCAGATCCTTAACCTCAACATCAATCTCatgctg GGTCAGGCGCAGGAGTGTTTGCTGGAGAAGTCCATGCTGGACAACAGAAAGAGTTTCCTTGTTGCACGGATAAGTGCTCAG GTAGTGGACTATTATAAAGAGGCCTGCCGTGCCCTGGAGAACTCGGACACCGCCTCAATGCTCGGAAAGATCCAGAAAGACTGGAAGAAGCTTGTGCAGATGAAGATTTACTATTTTGCTGCGATTGCTCAT CTGCATATGGGAAAGCAGGCCGAGGAGCAGCAGAAATATGGAGAAAGG CTCACTTATCTTCAGAGTTCACTAGACAAACTGAACGAAGCGATAAAGTTGGCTAAAGGGCAGCCGGACAGCGTTCAAGAAGCTTTGCGCTTCACCATGGATGTCATCGGGGGGAA ATTTAACTCTGCTAAAAAAGACAATGACTTCATTTACCATGAGGCCGTGCCATCTTTGGAGACTCTTCCTTCCGTTAAAG GTGCGCCACTAGTCAAAGCCTTACCCGTGAATCCAACAGACCCCAGTGTAACAGGACCAGACATTTTCTCCAAGCTGGTGCCTATGGCTGCTCATGAGGCTTCCTCTCTCTACAG TGAAGAAAAGGCTAAGCTGCTCCGAGACATCATGGCAAAAATAGACAGCAAGAACGAGACTTTATT ACAATTCATGGACTCTCTGAATTTGGACCCTGACTCTGTGGACAACATGGACATGTACAACAGTATTCCCTCTGTACTCATGGAGAAGTGTGCTGCTTTGAGTGTGAGGCCGGACACAGTAAAGAGTCTCATACAATCCATGCAGG TACTATCAGGTGTGTTCACGGATGTGGAGGCCTCCCTGAGGGAGATTCGGTCAGTGTTAGATGACGATGAAGCAGGTGACCGGAAGCTGGAGGAGGTAGCAGGGAAGCAGAGTGTTCCAGCACAACCTGCCTCCATAGCTGAGCTCCGTAGGGACCTCGAGAAATACCTGGAGGCCCATGAGAAAGCAAGCTTCACCAACACGGAGCTTCATCGGGCCATGAATCTGCACATTAGCAACCTACGACTACTGGGGGGACCACTGGACACTCTGAGAGAGGCCTTGCCCAGAccacaactttctgaag ATGAAGTAGCAGGTCTGCAGTGCATGAAAAGGATTCTGGGTAAAGTACAGGAGATGAAAGACCAGCGCAGTTCACTTGAGAAGCAGCTGAGGGAGCTGATCCAGCAGGATGACATCACTGCTGCTTTAGTTACCACCGAGAGGGCTGATATGAAG AGGTTATTTGAGGAGCAGCTGAAGAAGTATGAACAGGTAAAGGTGTACATCGATCAAAATCTAGCTGCTCAAGAGAACATCCTGAAGGCACTGACGGATGCGAATGTCCAGTATGCAACAGTACGCAAGAGCCTGGCCGAGACAGAACATAA ATGGAACAGTACAGTGCAAATGCTtgttgcttcttatgaagcctatGAAGACCTGATGAAAAAATCCCAGGAGGGAAAAGAGTTTTATGAAGACTTGGAGGCTAAAGCTTCTCGTCTGCTAGAAAGGGCCAAGACCATCTGCAAGACCAGGGATGATGAGAGACAAGTCATTTTAGAAAA AGAGCTCCAAAAGAAGGTTCCTCAAAGACCCACAGCCCCAAAGCCAGCCCAAAAGAAAGCCCCAGATATGGATTGCTCTGGCATAGAGGACCCTGAAATAGCCAAGCTGAATGCTGCTATTTTAGCCTTAGGTGGAGACTTGCCAGAAGATCTTCGTAGTTTACCTCCTGAGCTTGCTCTTCCCATGATGCCAGAGGCTTTTCATCCAGGGGCAGCTGCTCTCTATGCACCACCCCAATTTCCTCCGAACCTACCACCTCCTGAACTCCTTGCACAAATCTCCCGTTTTACAACACTTCCCCCAACCCAGGGCTTCAGCCACAGTCTGCCACCAGGTTCCCTGCCCCAGCAACATCAGGTTCCTCAGATGCCCAACCCTCAAATCTCTCACCTTCCTTCAGTGCCTGGGTATCGTCCTCCAGCTTTACAAACCCAGACAGCTCTACCATGCTCACCAGCTCCCATTCGGACATCCACCACCACCGTGGATAGTGTACAGACACCTATTCCCAGCTACACTCCAGCACCAGGACAGCCAGCTATATCTGCATCCACCCTTGGACACCCTGTTCCCACTCCTGCGGTATATAATCCTTCTGCTCCAGTGGCTTCTCAGGCTCGGTATTTGCAACAGCCTGGTGTTTCTGTAAGCCAGCCGCCTCAGGGACTACAAGCTTCTCAGTCGCAGCCCCATCAACCGTTTCCCCCAGTTCGCAGTCAGGGCCAACCACAGCCGAGCCCACCACAGCCATTTTTCCAGCCGGTGTCAGCTCAGCAACAGATAGCTGTACCTGTAACTGGGCCTCAGCTCCCACAACAAACTCAGCCCCATTACCTACACCATATGGCACAACAAAGGCCACCTAATCTTCACCAACGGCCATTTAATATTCACTCTACACCATCTGCACTGCCTCAGCAGGTATATCCTCCTGTTTCATTTGTTCCTGGGTGCCAACCTGTGAATGCCATTGCTCCAAATCAGCTGCCGCATCATTCCATGCAACCACAAATGCCCCCATCTTCCCAGCCGATGCCTCAAGTTTCTATGCCACATTTACCAAATGTACAACAACAAATACCCCCTTGTTCCCAGCCCTATATGCCCCCAGTCAATCAGCAAGTACATGCTATACCACCTCCACAAACACCCCTTTCCTCACAGCAGGTACCACCTTCAGGCCATGGGCAAATGCCTCCTACTGCACAACAAATACCTCCACTGTCTCAGCCACAAATACCATCATCTTCCTCCCAAATGTCTCCTCCCACTCAACTGCAAATGCCTGCAGCTTCCCAACCAGTCTTGCATCCTTCTCATCCACCAGTATCCGCTGTTTCCCAGTCTTTACCTCACCCATCTCATCCACCAGTGCCCAGTGTTTCCCAACCATTACCACATCCCTCCCATCAACAAATTCATTCTCCCTACCAGCCAGCATTTCCAGCAACCACACCAAGGGTTCCAGTCCCTGTCCAGCCTCAGTTACCTCCAGTCTCTCTGTCAACACAGTTCCCAGTGCATGCCACTGCTCTCCCTTCACAGCCCCATGGCAATCTTCCCTCACAACTCCCTCCTGGACCTCGTCCTTCAGTGCCCCCACAGATGACCCAGCAACCTATCAGCTTGCCTCAGCACCATCTCCCCCCTCACTCTACACCTGTGGGTTATCCTGGTGGTATTCCAATAGTTCCCCACCAGTCCACAGTTCCTCAGCAGCCCCAGGCTCTGCCTCCACAGGTACCACCAGTGGCACCAGCATCTTACCCTGGTCCACATGCTGGGATCATTCCTCCTGGACCAATCCAGCATTCTGGGCCAGTCGTTACACCTGGACTCCAGTCACTTCCTCAGGGTATGATCCCACCATCTTCAGCTGCACCAGGGGCGACACCAAGCAGTGTCCTGCCTGCCCCATCACCTTCTCCATCACCAGGGCCTTCCTCGCTAGGTATCATGCCTCAGAGGCCCTCTCCTGCTCTCACACCTGTTGCAGGAGCAGCAATACCACAGACTGCGGCAGCACCCCTTCCCTCATCTGGTCCCTTGCCATCATCCAACTCACTGTTTCAGCACCAGAATTCCAGTACAGATGATCTTCTCTCTTCAAGCCCTGAAAGTCAGCATGGTGGTAGCAAAGACACGGCCAACGTCTTATTACCCACCAAGGCTGATCCTCAAGATGAACAGCATCGCAAGAAATCGGAGGGCGTGAAAATTATTCAAGGTGATCCGTACCAGGCTCCAGAGAGGGTCTCGCAGCTTTGTGCAGAACTTGAAAGGTTTCGGTCAACTGTCCAGTCTTTGGAACGTCCCTCAGGAGAGGGAGGTTTATCAGAACTTGATGCTCGATGGAAGGAGCTGCAAGATCAGCAGGAGAAGGATTCTCGTCAGCTCTCTATTGCCATAGCCCGGTGTTACACCATGAAAAACCGCCACCAGGACGTCATGCCTTACGACTGCAATCGAGTTGTCTTGCACTCTGGCAAAGATGACTACATCAATGCCAGCTTTATCGAGGATCTTTCACCATACTGTCCCCGTCTTATTGCAACGCAGGCTCCCCTTACCGGAACTGCTGCTGATTTCTGGCTCATGGTCTACGAACAGAAAGTGTCTCTAATTGTGATGTTGGTGTCTGAGCAAGAACTTGAGAAG CAAAAAGTCCTGCGCTACTTTCCATCTGAAAGAGGACAACAGATCACTCAAGGCTCAATCACACTCTGCCTGACGACCCAGAAAAACACAGCGACTCATGTGGAGCGCATGATTGGATTGCAGTATCGAGATCAGAGCCTGAAGCGCACAGTCATCCACTTACAGTTCACCTCGTGGCCTGAACT TGGCTTGCCAGAGAGCAAAAGTAACCTCATTCGCTTCATTCAGGAAGTTCACGGACATTACCTTCTCCAGCGGCCTTTACACACACCTGTTGTTGTGCACTGCAG CTCTGGGGTTGGCCGAACCGGAGCCTTCTGCTTGTTGTATGCTGCACTACAAGAGTTGGAGGCTGGGAATGGTATACCTGACCTGTCCCAGCTGGTGAGGAAGATGAGACAACAGAGGAAGAACATGCTACAGGAGAAG TTACACCTGAAATTCTGCCACGAGGCAGTCCTTAAACATGCAGAGCAGGTGCTTCAGCGTCGCGGCATCATTACCACCCCGAGCCAAAAGTCGACAAACAGCACAGCAGTTAAG TACTCGCACCCAGAGGCTCAGGATATCGTTCTTGGAGGCGACATGTCCATTAGCTCCATCCAGGCTACGGTTGCTAGGCTAAGTATCCGCCCACCCAGCACCGAGTCTGACCAAGACCCGAATCAGGACCTTCAATCAATGCCCTCTGTTGCTGCAGGATTAGAACCAGAGTTGTCGCTCGTCCAAGACCTCCAGGCTGCTTCTCCAACGGATACTATTCCTGCCTCACTGAGTCCCCCGCTTTCCTGCCCTGCTTCTCCAGGTAAGATGCCGTCTCCTTCACCTCCGAACCACCCGGGGAACGGGTTTGAGGGATCCACAACCTTGCCAGTCTCCAACAATCATCCTGCACCTGAAGTAGCTCCTCCAGCACCTTCATCCTTGGACCTTCTGGCTTCGCTAACACCTGAGGCTTTTACACTCGACAACGGTTGCCGTGGCAAACCACGAATCAGCAAGCAAAGTTTCTTCCAGGCACAGGAAGGCCAAGGTCTGCAGGGTCCTCCAAATGGAGATGACCCACTCAGCACCCTGGATCCCCTCTGGACTCTCAACAAGTCCTGA